The region CTTATTCATATTGGGCGAACTAATGTTACCGGAGGTAGAATAGGGGAGAGTAATTCGGTTGGACTTACTGAGCGCTTAAAAGATTTAGGAATTGAATCTGGAAGAATGAAAACAGGAACACCTGTTCGTATTGATGGACGCACTGTTGATTATTCCAAAATGATTATTCAGGAGAGTGAATCATTAGGAAAGTTCTCATTCGACCCAAATGTTAAAACAGGTTTACCAATTAAGCATTGCTACATTGTTCATACCGATAAAAAAGTCCATGAAGTTTTAAAGGAGGGATTTGATGATTCTCCACTTTTCTCGGGTCGCATTAAGGGAATTGGTCCAAGATATTGTCCAAGCATTGAGGATAAAGTGAATACTTTTTCAAGTAAGGATTCGCATCAATTATTTTTAGAACCCGAAGGAGTGTTTACCTATGAGATGTACCTCAATGGTTTTAGCTCATCGCTACCTTGGGATGTTCAGTTTAAGGCATTACGATTAATTCCTGGCTTTGAAAATGTGAATATTCTTCGTCCAGGTTACGCTATTGAATACGATTATTTTCCACCAACGCAATTAAAACACACTCTTGAGTCCAAATTAATAAGTAATTTATTTTTTGCTGGACAAATTAATGGCACAACAGGATATGAGGAAGCCGCAGGACAGGGTTTAGTTGCTGGAATTAATGCTCACCTTATTATAACCAATCAGGAGCCATTCGTTTTAAATCGCGACCAGGCTTATATTGGTGTGATGATTGACGACCTAATTACAAAAGGAGTTGATGAGCCTTATAGGGTATTCACAAGTAGGGCGGAATTTAGAATTTTAATACGTCAGGATAACGCCGATGAGCGATTGATGCCTTTAGGATATAAGTTAGGGATGATAAAGGAGGATGATTTTTCCTTGTTTCAGCATAAATACGACATCATAAATAAAATTTTTAAGTACATTCAGGATACCTCCATTGAACCAACACTAGTTAATCAATATCTGGAGAGCAACAATAGTTCTCCATTAACTCAAAAAAAGAAACTATTCGATGTGGTTATTCGACCCGAAATTAGTTTACAGGATATACAATCTAAACTCAACATCATCAATTTTGACACATTAGATATTACCGACGACATATTAGAGGCAGTTGAAATTAAAATCAAGTATCAAGGATATATAGATAAGGAGAAGTTAATTGCAGAAAAGATTACTCGATTAGAACACGTACCCATACCGCTCAACTTTAATTTCACTACGCTTGAGTCGTTAAGCACCGAGGCACGCCAAAAACTCACAAAGCACAAACCACAATCAATTGGGGAAGCCAAGAGAATACCTGGAATATCGCCCAGTGATATAAACGTTCTCCTTGTTTACTTTGGTCGATAGCTAAAGTAAATGTTTAAATGTTCCACGTGGAACATTGTGGGTTTTGGAATTTTTTATTTAAATGTTCCACGTGGAACGTTTTGTTTATCTGTATAGGTGATTTTAGATATTTAGCTGAAATATAGTTTTTTATTCAATCAAAAATTTAAGGTATGAGTTCGAGTTTTACTGTTTCGGGGGTTGTTTTCGACCCAATTAAAAGGGAATCTTTTGGTGCTGAATTGAGCATTCGGGATGGAAAAATCAGGAAGATCGTTAGGAATGATAGTGTGATTCATCCTTTGATTTTACCAGGTTTTATCGACTCTCACGTTCACATCGAGAGCTCGATGTTGACCCCTGCAAATTTTGGCAAGGCAGCAGTAAAGCACGGAACGGTTGCCGTTGTGACCGACCCTCATGAGATAGCAAATGTTGCAGGTGTGAAGGGGGTGGAGTTTATGATAAAAGATTCAAAAGATTCGGACTTGAAATTTTACTTCGGAGCTCCATCGTGTGTTCCCGCTTCGCCATTCGATGAGTGTTTTGAGCCATTCACACCCGAAATAATTGATGGTTTGATGAAAAGGGACGACATACATTTTCTTGCTGAGATGATGAATTTCCCAGGTGTGATATATAAATCGGAGAGTGTGATGCGAATTTTAGAAAAGGCACATTCTGTGAATAAACCTGTAGATGGTCACGCACCAGGGCTTGGTTCTGATGCTTTGAAATCTTATGTTTCAGCTGGAATTACAACCGACCACGAGTGTTTTACTCTCGATGAGGCCTTGGAAAAAATAAAGTTAGGGATGAAAATTCTTATTCGCGATGGTAGCGCTGCCAAAAATTTTGGCTCTCTTCATCCGTTAATTAAAGAGCATAGCAAACATTTAATGTTCTGCACCGACGATTGTCACCCCGATGAGTTGCTTCACGGGCACATCAACCTTAAGGTGAAGCAATCTCTAGCAATAGGATACAATGTTTTTGATGTTTTGCAGGTGTCGTCGGTTAACCCTGTTACTCATTACAAGTTAAATGTTGGATTACTACAGGAGGGCGATTCCGCTGATTTTTTGGTAGTAGATAATCTGCAAAATCTCAACATTCAGAGTACATTTATTAATGGTGTTGATGTTTTGTCTTCACAATCTAATGGTCAGAAAACCTACACCGCTTTAAACTATGTTTTTCCATCAAGTTTCCACAATTCAAATTTAGATTTAAAAGTGAAATCTGATAAAGTAAAGGCAATTGAGGTTATCAATGATGAATTGATAACTAATACAGTAGTAGTTACTAATGAAACTGAAACTTTAAGTTGTAATCTTAAAGAAGATGTTTTGAAGATTGCTGTGTTAAGTCGATACAAGGAGAATGAATTATCTGTAGGTTTGATTAAGGGTTTTGGAATGAAGAAAGGTGCTATTGCTGCTAGTATTGCTCACGATAGCCATCATATTATTTCCGTTGGTTGCGATAATGCATCCATTGAAAAATGCTTGGAATTCATTATTAAGAATAGAGGAGGAGTTTGCTATTTTGATGGAGAACAACTACACGGTCTTCCTCTTCCTGTTTATGGTTTAATGACTGATTCTACAGCCGAGGTTGCAGCCGCCGCTTACGAGAAAATTAACTCCAAGGTAATTGCTGATGGATGCAAGCTTAAAGCACCGTTTATGACTATGTCGTTTATGTCGTTATCGGTAATTCCACATCTAAAAATTACTCCAGCAGGATTGTTTGATGTAGATAAATTTAACTATACTGAACTTTTTATTTAGTTGATATATAAATTTTAATTAGCACTTACCTTTACAAAAGGATAATATTTTTGATTATGGAATCCGTTCAGGACTCGGTACGGGTTATGCCAGAATTACCTGGGGTGTATCAGTTTTACGACACCGAGGGTAGTTTGCTTTATATTGGTAAAGCTAAGAGTTTAAAGAAGCGAGTTTCGTCGTACTTCAATAAAACCAATCATACCAATAACAAACTGCGAACACTTGTTCGCAAAATCGCATCTATTAAGTTTGTAGTTGTTGATTCTGAATCAGATGCTCTTTTACTAGAAAATGTTCTTATTAAGAAACATCAGCCCAAGTACAATATTCTTTTAAAGGACGATAAAACATATCCCTGGATTTGTATTAAGAACGAACCTTTCCCCCGTGTTTTCAGTACAAGGAATTATATTGAGGATGGAAGTATCTATTTCGGTCCTTATACCTCGGGCAGGTTGGTTAAAACCCTGCTCGATTTAACAAAAAACCTTTTTCCTTTACGTACCTGTAGCCTTAATTTATCGCAACCGATGATTGTAAAGGGAAAGTACAAGCCCTGTCTTGAGTATCAAATTGGTAATTGCTTGGCACCTTGCATTGGATTACAGGAAGAGTCTGACTACCGAGTTAATATCGATGCAATCAAAAAAATCCTGCAAGGAAATCTTTCCGATGTTCTGAAATGGTTGAATCAAGAGATGAAACGCTTTTCCGATGAGTATCAGTTTGAACGTGCACAGATGCTCAAGAATAAAATCGATATTTTGCATCGATTTCAAAGTAGAACTACAATTATTAACCCGCAATTAAAAGATATTGAGGTTTATACAATTTTGCAGAAAGACGGTATTAATGTTGTGAATTACCTCAATGTGAGTTCTGGTGTTATAATTCAATCGTACAATTTGGAGTTAAAAAACCAACTCGAAGAGGAGTTGCCGGAACTTTTATCTTATGCAATAACAGAAATAAGAAGTCGTTTGCGAAGTACTTCAAAGAATGTTATTGTGAATATTATGCCTGATTTTCTTATCGATAGTCTCAATTATTCAGCTCCACAAAGAGGGGAGAAGCGAAACTTGGTGGATTTAAGTTTGAGGAATTGCGCTGCGTACATTGATGAGTTAATTAAACGCGACGATTTAAAAAATCCACAGAATAAGGTTGACCGGTTACTCCAAAAAATTAAGGACGACCTAAACCTCTTGGAGTTTCCTTTACATATTGAATGTTTCGATAATTCTAACCTACAGGGTACAAACCCTGTTGCGGCCTGTGTGGTTTTTAAGAATGCAAAACCATCAAAGCGCGATTACAGACACTTCAGTATAAAAACTGTTGAAGGACCAGACGATTTCGCCTCCATGCGTGAGGTTGTTCATAGGCGTTACTCAAGGTTGTTGGAGGAGAACCAATCGTTACCCCAGCTAGTTATTATTGATGGCGGCAAAGGGCAACTTGGTGCTGCATTTGAAAGTATTCATGAATTGGGTTTATCCGATAAGGTAAAGTTAATTGGTATTGCCAAACGTTTGGAGGAAATATACTTCCCTGGCGACTCGGTTCCCTTGTACCTCGATAAGCGTTCCGAAACGCTAAAAGTAATTCAACAAGCCCGCGACGAGGCTCACCGCTTTGGCGTAAAGCATCACACCTCAAGACGTAGCAAAGGCGCAATTTCATCTTCGTTGGATGGTATTAACGGTATTGGCCCTAAAACAGTTGAGCAACTTTTTGCCACCTTTAAATCTATAGATGGCATTAGGAAAGCAACACGCGAAGAATTAATTTCGCTTATCGGTGCGAAGAAAGCCGATATACTACTATCAAATTTTAGCAAATAATAGATACTTTTGTGTATCAATTTTTGGTTTATGGCACTTACTTCGTCTTCAGTATTAAAGGATAGCACTTCCGTTTCGCAGGAATCATTGTTGCAGGTAAATTATTTACCCACAAGTTATTCCAATAACTCAAAAGATAATGTGCATAATAATTTGTACGATAATTTTATATATCAGTATAATTCACTTAATACTTTAAATTACGAGTGT is a window of Tenuifilaceae bacterium CYCD DNA encoding:
- the uvrC gene encoding UvrABC system protein C encodes the protein MESVQDSVRVMPELPGVYQFYDTEGSLLYIGKAKSLKKRVSSYFNKTNHTNNKLRTLVRKIASIKFVVVDSESDALLLENVLIKKHQPKYNILLKDDKTYPWICIKNEPFPRVFSTRNYIEDGSIYFGPYTSGRLVKTLLDLTKNLFPLRTCSLNLSQPMIVKGKYKPCLEYQIGNCLAPCIGLQEESDYRVNIDAIKKILQGNLSDVLKWLNQEMKRFSDEYQFERAQMLKNKIDILHRFQSRTTIINPQLKDIEVYTILQKDGINVVNYLNVSSGVIIQSYNLELKNQLEEELPELLSYAITEIRSRLRSTSKNVIVNIMPDFLIDSLNYSAPQRGEKRNLVDLSLRNCAAYIDELIKRDDLKNPQNKVDRLLQKIKDDLNLLEFPLHIECFDNSNLQGTNPVAACVVFKNAKPSKRDYRHFSIKTVEGPDDFASMREVVHRRYSRLLEENQSLPQLVIIDGGKGQLGAAFESIHELGLSDKVKLIGIAKRLEEIYFPGDSVPLYLDKRSETLKVIQQARDEAHRFGVKHHTSRRSKGAISSSLDGINGIGPKTVEQLFATFKSIDGIRKATREELISLIGAKKADILLSNFSK
- the mnmG gene encoding tRNA uridine 5-carboxymethylaminomethyl modification enzyme MnmG; the protein is MQISYDIIVVGGGHSGCEAAAAAANMGSKTLLISMDLTKLAQMSCNPAIGGIGKGQIVREIDALGGYTGKVTDLTTIHFRMLNQSKGPAMWSPRAQCDRFLFTIEWRKFLESIPNLSLWQDDVIDVLIDKDSNSVNGVVTRNGITFSCKSVILTNGTFLNGLIHIGRTNVTGGRIGESNSVGLTERLKDLGIESGRMKTGTPVRIDGRTVDYSKMIIQESESLGKFSFDPNVKTGLPIKHCYIVHTDKKVHEVLKEGFDDSPLFSGRIKGIGPRYCPSIEDKVNTFSSKDSHQLFLEPEGVFTYEMYLNGFSSSLPWDVQFKALRLIPGFENVNILRPGYAIEYDYFPPTQLKHTLESKLISNLFFAGQINGTTGYEEAAGQGLVAGINAHLIITNQEPFVLNRDQAYIGVMIDDLITKGVDEPYRVFTSRAEFRILIRQDNADERLMPLGYKLGMIKEDDFSLFQHKYDIINKIFKYIQDTSIEPTLVNQYLESNNSSPLTQKKKLFDVVIRPEISLQDIQSKLNIINFDTLDITDDILEAVEIKIKYQGYIDKEKLIAEKITRLEHVPIPLNFNFTTLESLSTEARQKLTKHKPQSIGEAKRIPGISPSDINVLLVYFGR
- the ade gene encoding adenine deaminase, translating into MSSSFTVSGVVFDPIKRESFGAELSIRDGKIRKIVRNDSVIHPLILPGFIDSHVHIESSMLTPANFGKAAVKHGTVAVVTDPHEIANVAGVKGVEFMIKDSKDSDLKFYFGAPSCVPASPFDECFEPFTPEIIDGLMKRDDIHFLAEMMNFPGVIYKSESVMRILEKAHSVNKPVDGHAPGLGSDALKSYVSAGITTDHECFTLDEALEKIKLGMKILIRDGSAAKNFGSLHPLIKEHSKHLMFCTDDCHPDELLHGHINLKVKQSLAIGYNVFDVLQVSSVNPVTHYKLNVGLLQEGDSADFLVVDNLQNLNIQSTFINGVDVLSSQSNGQKTYTALNYVFPSSFHNSNLDLKVKSDKVKAIEVINDELITNTVVVTNETETLSCNLKEDVLKIAVLSRYKENELSVGLIKGFGMKKGAIAASIAHDSHHIISVGCDNASIEKCLEFIIKNRGGVCYFDGEQLHGLPLPVYGLMTDSTAEVAAAAYEKINSKVIADGCKLKAPFMTMSFMSLSVIPHLKITPAGLFDVDKFNYTELFI